The window CCATTCACGGAGTTCTACATCCTGGGGCCGGACGGGAGCGCGACCGACTACCCGACGAACCTGTCCGTCGGCGAATCGGGGACGGTGATCGTGGGCGTGACGAACCACGAACACGAGGCCGTGAGCTACACGGTGGTGATGAAACTGGACAACGAGACGGTCGGAGAGCGACCAGTGCGGTTGGGAGACGAGGAGACCTGGGAGGGGGAGATGTCCTTCACCGTCGAGGAGCCGGGTCGGCAGCGGCTTCGGCTGGAGTTGTACCGGGGTGAGGTGTCGGGGGAGCCGTATCGGTCGTTACGGTTGTGGGTGCACGTTACGTAAGATCTCGGTAGATATTCATCGTCTCTTCGGCGGCCCTCTCCCAGGAGAACTCCCACGCTCGTTCTCGCGCTCTCGTCGAGAGTGCTTTACGCTCGGTTTCGTCTTCGAGAAGTCGTTCGATGGCCTCGACGTGAGCGTCCGTATCGTGCGGATCACACAGGATAGCGGCGTCGCCGGCCACCTCCGGAACGGAGTAGACGTCGGAGGCGACGACCGCACAGCCGGCCGCCATCGCTTCGAGGACCGGCAGGCCGAACCCCTCGTGGAGGGTCGGGAAGTAGAACACGGCGGCTCGCTCGTAGAGGTCGACGAGTTCGTCCTCGGGGACGTAGCCCCTGATTTCGACGTTCTCCGTTTCCGGTCGGTCCGGGATGTGCTCGTCCCACCCGCTGCCGGCGATCACGAATCGACGATCGAGCCGTTCCGCGGCTTCGACGATCGCGGCGGGGTTCTTGCGCTTCGCCGCGAGGCTGACGTGGAGCACGAAGGGCTCGTCGTCCGTCGGTGTGGTCTCGTCGGCGCGGTATCGCGCGTCGACACCGTGGCGGACGACGTCGATCTTCGACTCCGGGAACTCTTTCCTCAGCGCCGCTTTGACGCTCTCGGAGATCGCGATGATTCGATCGCAGCTGTCGAAGAGCCACGTTTGCGTGAGGTGATTGAGCGGGTAGAGTCCGGGTCGGGCGGTGAGTTCCGGGCGATCGAGGAAGAAGAGGTCGTCGGTGGAGACGACGACGGGCGTGTCGGATCGGAGCATTCGGAACAGCGTGAGGTATTCGAACTCCGAGAGCGCCGCGCGGGAGTAGAAGTTCACCTCGAAGAGGTGGACGACGTCGGCCTCGCGCCAGTCGTCGACGGCGACGACGTCGCGGTCGGTGAGGGCATCGCGGAGCGAGGACATATAGATGTGTTCGGAGGCGTTGGTGTCGGTGAGAGTGAAGAAGTGAACGCGGAGGGGATCGGTCATCGATGAATCACTTATATCCGAGGTGTTCCAAACGGTCTTCGATCTCGTCCGGCATTTCGTCTATCGAATCGTCGCTTTCGCCCGTGAAATCTCTGCGGTTCTCCCGCACTTCGTCGACTCGTTTTCGTAGCTCGGATACGCGCTCCGGGAGCCGTTCTCCCGTCTCGGGATCGATCGCTCGATCGCCATCCTTGTCGTGGATGAACATCGCGTCCTTCGTCCGGAGCATATAGTGGTCCCGATTCCACTCGGCCGGGATGTTGGCGAGGATACCCGTGGCGTCGGGCGAGTACTGACCGACTCCCGTGCTCTCGGCGTAGACGGCTCGGTCGTCGTCGAAGTCGTCCTCGAAGAGGTTGCGTCCGCGGATGAAGTCGTCCGTGTCGATCCCGGCGAGATCGAGGATCGTCTTGTGGATCTCGAGGATGCTCGTCACGGCGTCGATATCCCTCTCTGGGACTTCATTGCCGAGCGCGACGGCGGGGACGTGGACGAGCTCGGGCCAGATGCCGTACTCGTGTCCGCGGAAGCCGTGCTCGCCGAACATTTCGCCGTGATCGGAGATGACGAAGAGCGCGTCCCAGTCGACGCGATCGATCAGTTTCGGGAGTTCGTCGTTCAGGTAGCGGGCCGCACCCCTGTAGTTCTCCCAGTGGCGGGCGTGTTCCTCGTCTGTGACGGGATCCCTTCGGAGAGTGAGGTGGAAGGGTTGCGTGTCGAGTGGCTCCTCGTCGGCGTAGCCCTCGGGTGGTTCGTACGGGAAGTGTGCCGGCATCAGATTCGCGAAGAAAAAGAGATCATCCGGTGGGTTTTCCAGGTGTTCGTCAGCCCCGTCGTGGGCCCACGAGAGAGTGTTCGAGTCGTCTGCCACGTTCGACCGGAGGAACTCTACACCCGTGCGAAGAGTCCGGAGCGTCGGGGCGTCGCTTTCGACGACGCGTTTGACCGCACGGGCGTAGCGAAGCGGACCGTCACCGATGGTCGAAAATAGCTCGTCCCAGTCGAAGTCGTCGGAGCCGGTGGGTCGCCCTTTGAGATTCGGTCCCCTGACTAACTCATCGAATCCACGACTGAAATTGAAGAAGGGATCGATGTGGACGTTGTTGCTAAACGCGACTGTGTGGTAGCCGGTGTTGGAGAGCCGTTCCGCCAGCGTCGGACGATCAGTCGTGAGATATCTGTTTTCGGAATGGGTACCGGTTTCAGTCGGGTAAAGACCTGTGAATAGAGACGCGTGTGCAGGCGCAGTCCATCGTGAGGTAGAATGAAATGCGTTCAACGACGAAGTGGCGGAGTTGAGGTCCGTACACTCAGAACAGAAAGTATCGTAGCGTAGCGTGTCAAGTACAACGATGCCTATCTTCACTCGGACCACGTCCGTTGCGCTAACCTCATTTACAAATTCCCCGATATCGCAACGTCTCGGTTCCAACTATCCGATTGGATAGAAAAGCATTTCTATTTGATACACAGTTTACATTCAATCACAAGGAGGAGCGTGAACTACTATCGATTCACGCCGATCTAAAAAAGAAACCAATGGATGTCGAACTAAACGTCGGCTGGGTATACCCCGCGATGGGACACTCGGTAAACGAGGAAAGCGCGAACTACGGACATCCGGCTCACCGGGGCTTCCAGCAGCACATCGATGCCGATCCGATTCTCTTGCCCGATGTCGATATTGGCCCATTTGCTGGGACGTTCGCGAAACCACTCGTGGAAGCTTGGCAGCTGGCCATTCCTGAGTACGACGTGTATATTTTGGAGAACGCGGAAGCAGTATACGCCGCTCCGTTCATCCGGCGAGCGTATCCAGACGCGACAATCATTCTCCTCGCTGCACACCGCGTGTTCGGCTTGGAGAGCTACGACTTCGCTAGCGATCCGTTCCCGAAATCAGTATTTCGCCGAGGAGAACGATACCTCGACCAGAGACTCATTCGGAGGTTCATACGAAGTTACGTTGACGGTGTACTCGCCGTGTCCGACCTAGTCAAATCGACTGTCGAGCAGTTCGCCCCCGGCCTGCCGGTCGAGGTCGTGTACCCGTACGTTCAGCCGGATATGGTTGAGGCTCTAGACGGAGTTACGCCGAATCTGGGATCCAATCACGCGGTCACCGTCTGTGAAGGTCGCGACCACAAGGGCGTAGATCTACTGGTCGAGGCATGGTCGCAGGTTCGCGAGCAGATTCCGGATGCGACACTCCACATTGTTGGTAGTGGTCATCCTGAGAAGTACGAATCAACGCCCGGCGTCACGGTTCGAGGGTTCGTGGATGATCTCGGCGACGAGTATGGGAAGGCATCATTGTATGTTCACCCGGCGCGCGCTGATGCCTTCGGTGTGACGGTTACGGAAGCGATGCGTGCCGGCGTCGTCCCGCTCGTCACACGTACTACTGGAGCGTACCCTATCGTTCGAGAGGTGTCGCCAGATATGGTCGTCGAACTGAACGTCGAGTCGTTAGCAGATGGGGTTATAAGATACTTTGAGCAAAGCGATAACGTGCGACAACAGTGGTCCAAGCAGGCTATTAAGGGGTCTAAACCATTCGTGGAGGACAAAATGATTAGAAAATTCAAAAACTGGCTTCGAACATTACTTGAAAAAGATAATTATCGTATACAGTTCAAGAATTTACCGAAACAATAATTTATTAGAGATTAATGGTATGTTATATCAATATTTCCTATTAAATATTCTATATTATTTTAATTCTGTCTAGTATTCTTAGAAAATATTTCTGTTGGAACGCTCTTCTGTAGGAGATTGTTGATACTGGCGAGCTGTCGCTGTGGAGTCGAAGAGGACAAGGGCACCGCGTCAGCGGTGCCCGACACGGATGATTCCGCTAGATGCGTTTGGGTCGGAATCGGTCGCAGCGGACCTGCTCCAACAGGTTCGCTGGCGTGACGGTGTGACTTGTCCCCGCTGCCGTTCTGACCGAACGGTCAGAAACGGCAGCTATGGGAAGTTTCAGCGGTATCTCTGTAAGGATTGCGGCCGCACATTCAACGATAAAACCGACACGATCTTCGCTCATTCGAAGATCGCGCTCCGCAAGTGGCTGTTTTCGACCTACGCCTTTCTCCGGTTTAACACCAGCCTCAGGCAGTTATAGTGCGAAATCGAGGTCACCTACAAAACGATCCATAGGCGTGTCGAGCGCTTCACCGAAGCACTCGACGCGCCGTCACTCAATCTCGTTGGCCCGGTCGAAATAGACGAATTCTACGTCTCTGCCGGCCTCAAAGGCCGCGAGCGCGACCGCTGGTCGCGCTCTCGCGGTCTCTCCCGACGTGGACGCGGAACGTATCACCAAGACAAACCGCCAGTTTTCGTTCTCGTAGATCGTGGCACCGAGCAACGATACATCGTGCCAGCGAAATCCGCAGATGAATCGACGATTCGGCTCCTGCTGGCTGACCGCCAGCAGGAGCCTCTCACCGTCTATACCGACGGATTTTGCGCGTACGAGCCCCTTGCGGAAGATGAGAATTTCGACCGTGAATACGTCGTTCATAGAGACGGTGAGTACACCGATGACACGGTCCACGTGAACACGTGCGAGAGCCACGCGTCGCTGGCGCGACGGTGGCTCTCGCCGCATCGAGGCATCTCAAAAGATCGTCTCACACAGTATCTTAGAGCGTTCCAACTCAGACGAGAACTCTATCGCAAACCCGGACGAAAAGCGCTCAAACACGCCATCAAAGCCACTCTCTGAAATCAACAATGTGCTCCACAAGAGCGATGAATGTTTACTGCCAATTGGCGTACTCCAGGCTTCTTCCCGATTATCGGGCCAAATGAATCAGCGATTTTAGAATACACCCTTGAACGCGTTGATGACGGGACAGTATGATCAGTTTCCTCATCCATTTCAGTTGTGAAGTCCTCGTAATGGTCGAAATCTGCAACTGTGTCATATCGCGTCGAGATCGTTGTATTAGAATGGAATGCTGCCGTAGTCAATCCGAAGCTTTGTACTGGTGTTGCAATTGTCGGACATTCTTCAACTGCCTCACCAGGAACATACTGGGAAGTCAAGAGAGAAGGAAGAGATTGCGCAGTATGTGGGCCGTTTGCAATCGTTGGATCCACTTGGGTTGCATTAGCCAACCAATCATCTATAACCGACATAGTATTTCGCCGGTATCCATATTGAGAAAGATGGTCGGCTCGGAGAGCATCAACCGTAATTATGATCGTCGACATTATTAGTAGATAGAGGTGTCTTCATCATTTAATAAGTTGCTCATCCACAGGAGACTATTGACACGGTTACGGGATGCTCAATAGGGAGTTACCTTTTGATTGTGTGCGACCCGTCAGATCCAGTCGGATTTAAATACTTAGAACGTGACCGGTGAACACGACTGATGGCTCTGAATATAGTCTGCGTTTCTATTGATAGCCTTCGAGGTGACTTTTGTTCATTTATTGAAAGTGACGAGGAGACAACACCGTTTTTATCCAAACTCTCGAACAATGCAATGGTTTACGAATCAGCAATCACGCCCTCGATATGGACACTCCCTGTCCATACCTCGATTTTCACCGGCCACTTTCCACCCGAACATGGTGTTCTAACCGGCAACGAAGGGTTAGGTGATCATCCGACT is drawn from Halobellus limi and contains these coding sequences:
- a CDS encoding DUF1616 domain-containing protein, translated to MTTERAVTWVLAVALLASLFGVVFFAANPPTVTEPFTEFYILGPDGSATDYPTNLSVGESGTVIVGVTNHEHEAVSYTVVMKLDNETVGERPVRLGDEETWEGEMSFTVEEPGRQRLRLELYRGEVSGEPYRSLRLWVHVT
- a CDS encoding glycosyltransferase family 4 protein; amino-acid sequence: MDVELNVGWVYPAMGHSVNEESANYGHPAHRGFQQHIDADPILLPDVDIGPFAGTFAKPLVEAWQLAIPEYDVYILENAEAVYAAPFIRRAYPDATIILLAAHRVFGLESYDFASDPFPKSVFRRGERYLDQRLIRRFIRSYVDGVLAVSDLVKSTVEQFAPGLPVEVVYPYVQPDMVEALDGVTPNLGSNHAVTVCEGRDHKGVDLLVEAWSQVREQIPDATLHIVGSGHPEKYESTPGVTVRGFVDDLGDEYGKASLYVHPARADAFGVTVTEAMRAGVVPLVTRTTGAYPIVREVSPDMVVELNVESLADGVIRYFEQSDNVRQQWSKQAIKGSKPFVEDKMIRKFKNWLRTLLEKDNYRIQFKNLPKQ
- a CDS encoding glycosyltransferase family 4 protein; amino-acid sequence: MTDPLRVHFFTLTDTNASEHIYMSSLRDALTDRDVVAVDDWREADVVHLFEVNFYSRAALSEFEYLTLFRMLRSDTPVVVSTDDLFFLDRPELTARPGLYPLNHLTQTWLFDSCDRIIAISESVKAALRKEFPESKIDVVRHGVDARYRADETTPTDDEPFVLHVSLAAKRKNPAAIVEAAERLDRRFVIAGSGWDEHIPDRPETENVEIRGYVPEDELVDLYERAAVFYFPTLHEGFGLPVLEAMAAGCAVVASDVYSVPEVAGDAAILCDPHDTDAHVEAIERLLEDETERKALSTRARERAWEFSWERAAEETMNIYRDLT
- a CDS encoding sulfatase-like hydrolase/transferase, whose amino-acid sequence is MSTIIITVDALRADHLSQYGYRRNTMSVIDDWLANATQVDPTIANGPHTAQSLPSLLTSQYVPGEAVEECPTIATPVQSFGLTTAAFHSNTTISTRYDTVADFDHYEDFTTEMDEETDHTVPSSTRSRVYSKIADSFGPIIGKKPGVRQLAVNIHRSCGAHC
- a CDS encoding sulfatase-like hydrolase/transferase — protein: MKIGIVVLDTLRYDTFCSECTDLNSATSSLNAFHSTSRWTAPAHASLFTGLYPTETGTHSENRYLTTDRPTLAERLSNTGYHTVAFSNNVHIDPFFNFSRGFDELVRGPNLKGRPTGSDDFDWDELFSTIGDGPLRYARAVKRVVESDAPTLRTLRTGVEFLRSNVADDSNTLSWAHDGADEHLENPPDDLFFFANLMPAHFPYEPPEGYADEEPLDTQPFHLTLRRDPVTDEEHARHWENYRGAARYLNDELPKLIDRVDWDALFVISDHGEMFGEHGFRGHEYGIWPELVHVPAVALGNEVPERDIDAVTSILEIHKTILDLAGIDTDDFIRGRNLFEDDFDDDRAVYAESTGVGQYSPDATGILANIPAEWNRDHYMLRTKDAMFIHDKDGDRAIDPETGERLPERVSELRKRVDEVRENRRDFTGESDDSIDEMPDEIEDRLEHLGYK